From Cydia fagiglandana chromosome 6, ilCydFagi1.1, whole genome shotgun sequence, the proteins below share one genomic window:
- the LOC134664991 gene encoding uncharacterized protein LOC134664991 isoform X1 encodes MKLKVSYFQILLLIVYFNYVKLVPDEYCFPPLNTSDCGTPPTPVFSYFKYGSRCEIEYWRGCPTANKFENEYHCSHYCIGKTKYYGRERGISIEDLSFKELEDVNRILHEIDDMSDEAKEKLDLVSPAHKPGTKTTVKAQTADTETTGDAKTEDTKTTGHAKTEDTKTTGDAKTEDTKNTGDAKTEDTKTTGDAKTEDTKTTGDAKTGDTKTTVEARTEEHESEEESDEHEIGGSTLVPMTQEPVTAQTLRKKKRKE; translated from the exons ATGAAACTGAAAGTTTCCTATTTCCAAATTCTCTTActcattgtttattttaattatgttaaactag TGCCTGACGAATACTGCTTCCCCCCTCTAAACACGAGCGACTGCGGGACCCCTCCAACCCCCGTGTTCTCGTACTTCAAGTACGGATCGAGGTGCGAGATCGAGTACTGGCGCGGCTGTCCCACCGCGAACAAGTTTGAGAATGAGTACCACTGTTCGCACTACTGTATAGGGAAGACGAAGTACTATGGTCGAGAAAGAG GTATTTCTATAGAAGACTTAAGTTTTAAAGAACTTGAGGATGTAAATAGGATTCTCCACGAAATCGATGATATGTCTGATGAAGCAAAAGAAAAATTGGATTTAGTATCTCCTGCTCACAAACCGGGTACGAAAACTACGGTTAAAGCCCAAACAGCGGATACAGAAACTACAGGTGACGCCAAAACAGAGGATACCAAAACTACAGGTCATGCCAAAACAGAGGATACCAAAACTACAGGTGACGCCAAAACAGAGGATACCAAAAATACAGGTGACGCCAAAACAGAGGATACCAAAACTACAGGTGACGCCAAAACAGAGGATACCAAAACTACAGGTGACGCCAAAACAGGAGATACAAAAACTACAGTTGAAGCCAGAACAGAAGAGCATGAATCAGAAGAAGAATCTGATGAACATGAAATTGGTGGATCAACACTGGTACCTATGACACAAGAGCCTGTGACAGCTCAAacacttagaaaaaaaaagagGAAAGAATGA
- the LOC134665467 gene encoding uncharacterized protein LOC134665467 has protein sequence MKPEFSYFQLLLIIVYLKYVKLVPDEYCLSPLNRSDCGTPPTPVFSYFKYGSRCEIETWRGCPTDNMFENEYHCAHYCLGKTKYYGRERGSWKGKVGISLEKLSFVELEEVNRIVDKIDTTIESKEMLLHHKKDRKRPKKLNKATDKADEDSDESDETTVEASEKDMDETGEEYDELVDTTLIYLTQEPVTGTHKMKGEILRFKRNINKKINQTTFFNIKKEK, from the exons ATGAAACCAGAATTTTCCTATTTTCAACTTCTTTTAATCATTGTTTATTTGAAATATGTTAAATtag TACCTGACGAATACTGCCTCTCCCCCTTAAACCGGAGCGACTGCGGGACACCCCCGACCCCCGTCTTCTCATACTTCAAGTACGGCTCCAGGTGCGAGATCGAGACCTGGCGCGGCTGTCCCACTGATAATATGTTCGAAAACGAGTACCACTGCGCGCACTACTGTTTAGGGAAGACGAAGTACTATGGACGGGAAAGAG GTTCCTGGAAAGGAAAAGTCGGAATTTCCCTAGAAAAGTTGAGTTTTGTCGAACTAGAAGAAGTAAATCGCATTGTGGACAAAATTGATACCACAATCGAATCAAAAGAAATGTTATTACATCATAAGAAAGATAGGAAACGACCCAAGAAATTAAATAAAGCTACAGATAAAGCCGATGAAGATTCAGATGAAAGTGATGAAACAACAGTTGAAGCCAGTGAAAAAGATATGGATGAAACAGGAGAAGAATATGATGAGCTTGTCGACACAACACTGATATATTTGACACAAGAACCTGTTACAGGCACTCATAAAATGAAAGGAGAAATTCTAAGGTTTAAacgaaatattaataaaaaaatcaaccAAACCACTTTCTTTAACAtcaagaaagaaaaataa
- the LOC134665468 gene encoding uncharacterized protein LOC134665468, whose translation MMEVVNAMLLLKLIISVLYVSIVDSVSSKCQTPLNSSDCGLPSTVVYTYYSPNSFCYPAIWRGCPTNNKFYNEDQCWKSCVMHFEVTESMPKEIDASKVQVQNNTKSQSVKINRCDVPLNTSRCTKKIKLVFTFSDVIKSCVIALWSGCPTENMFPDFTTCQNNCQEKKDDKLKQKDKSNIQQAPNFLQLDINNPNAQNKENKLVQKDESKMQEVPIDLKHLMKKPDASNEDIQIKQNYQSKVQKASNVPKKLVKKKNALNKEYKLDEKDIFKGMF comes from the exons ATGATGGAAGTGGTCAATGCTATGTTGctattaaaattgattatatcCGTTCTTTATGTATCCATTGTTGATTCAG TGTCCTCCAAATGCCAGACTCCTCTCAACAGCAGCGACTGCGGGCTGCCCTCTACTGTCGTATACACGTACTACAGTCCCAATTCCTTCTGCTACCCGGCCATATGGCGGGGGTGTCCGACCAACAACAAGTTCTACAACGAGGACCAGTGCTGGAAATCCTGTGTTATGCATTTTGAAGTAACTGAGTCTATGCCGAAGGAAATAGATGCTAGTAAAGTGCAAG TACAAAACAACACGAAAAGTCAGTCAGTAAAAATCAACCGATGTGATGTCCCCCTCAACACCAGTCGCTGCACTAAAAAGATAAAGTTAGTTTTCACATTCAGCGATGTAATTAAATCCTGCGTTATTGCATTGTGGTCAGGATGTCCTACTGAAAACATGTTTCCTGACTTCACGACGTGTCAGAATAACTGTCAAGAAAAGAAGGACGATAAACTGAAACAAAAAGATAAATCCAACATACAACAAGCTCCGAATTTTCTTCAGCTGGACATTAACAACCCCAATGCAcagaataaagaaaataaactggTACAAAAGGATGAATCCAAGATGCAAGAAGTTCCAATTGATCTTAAGCATTTGATGAAAAAACCTGATGCATCAAATGAAGATATTCAAATTAAACAAAACTATCAATCCAAGGTACAAAAAGCGTCGAATGTCCCGAAGAAGTTGGTTAAGAAAAAGAATGCGCTGAATAAAGAATATAAACTGGATGAAAAGGATATATTCAAGGGTATGTTCTAG
- the LOC134664991 gene encoding uncharacterized protein LOC134664991 isoform X2 has protein sequence MKLKVSYFQILLLIVYFNYVKLVPDEYCFPPLNTSDCGTPPTPVFSYFKYGSRCEIEYWRGCPTANKFENEYHCSHYCIGKTKYYGRERGISIEDLSFKELEDVNRILHEIDDMSDEAKEKLDLVSPAHKPGTKTTVKAQTADTETTGDAKTEDTKTTGDAKTGDTKTTVEARTEEHESEEESDEHEIGGSTLVPMTQEPVTAQTLRKKKRKE, from the exons ATGAAACTGAAAGTTTCCTATTTCCAAATTCTCTTActcattgtttattttaattatgttaaactag TGCCTGACGAATACTGCTTCCCCCCTCTAAACACGAGCGACTGCGGGACCCCTCCAACCCCCGTGTTCTCGTACTTCAAGTACGGATCGAGGTGCGAGATCGAGTACTGGCGCGGCTGTCCCACCGCGAACAAGTTTGAGAATGAGTACCACTGTTCGCACTACTGTATAGGGAAGACGAAGTACTATGGTCGAGAAAGAG GTATTTCTATAGAAGACTTAAGTTTTAAAGAACTTGAGGATGTAAATAGGATTCTCCACGAAATCGATGATATGTCTGATGAAGCAAAAGAAAAATTGGATTTAGTATCTCCTGCTCACAAACCGGGTACGAAAACTACGGTTAAAGCCCAAACAGCGGATACAGAAACTACAGGTGACGCCAAAACAGAGGATACCAAAACTACAG GTGACGCCAAAACAGGAGATACAAAAACTACAGTTGAAGCCAGAACAGAAGAGCATGAATCAGAAGAAGAATCTGATGAACATGAAATTGGTGGATCAACACTGGTACCTATGACACAAGAGCCTGTGACAGCTCAAacacttagaaaaaaaaagagGAAAGAATGA